From one Bacteroidota bacterium genomic stretch:
- a CDS encoding mechanosensitive ion channel family protein, with the protein MKRFLIITAILAYLILGNGTVWMTFSQEVTSPSKELINLADTLVKNEPSVKKTDSALAKIAGTTWKITFEKVFWSFLVFLVFLFLLRYIARFLEKVGETRTRYRHTIKGIIPVIRILGWTLGFYIIIANIIAPPIATLLAILASAGIAVGFAAQDILKNIFGGILIVFDRPFQVGDKIEVGKYYGEVIDIGLRTVRIVTPDDSVVTIPNNEIVNTSVSNANNGESNCQVVAELYLPPDIDIVKVRKIATLSAAVSRYVYLNKPIVVIFKNEISEGRSLLKMRLKAYVLDVRYEFPFMSEMTETVIRELLQQGVVKKEDLKYNVHS; encoded by the coding sequence ATGAAAAGGTTCCTCATAATAACAGCCATCCTGGCTTATCTGATCCTTGGTAACGGAACGGTATGGATGACCTTTTCCCAGGAAGTGACTTCTCCTTCAAAAGAGCTGATTAACCTGGCAGATACCCTGGTTAAAAATGAACCAAGCGTAAAAAAAACAGATTCAGCTTTAGCTAAAATAGCAGGAACTACCTGGAAGATCACTTTTGAAAAGGTCTTCTGGTCGTTTCTCGTTTTTCTGGTTTTCCTGTTCCTGTTAAGGTATATCGCTCGCTTCCTGGAAAAAGTGGGAGAAACAAGAACCCGCTACAGGCATACCATAAAAGGGATAATTCCGGTGATAAGAATTTTGGGTTGGACTCTGGGCTTTTACATCATTATCGCCAATATTATTGCTCCCCCAATTGCTACTTTGCTGGCCATTCTGGCTTCTGCCGGTATTGCAGTAGGATTTGCCGCCCAGGATATTCTTAAAAACATATTTGGAGGCATACTCATCGTCTTCGACAGACCTTTCCAGGTGGGCGACAAAATCGAGGTCGGCAAGTATTACGGAGAGGTGATCGATATCGGTCTCAGAACAGTCAGGATAGTAACACCGGATGATTCCGTAGTTACAATTCCCAATAACGAAATTGTCAATACTTCTGTTTCAAATGCTAATAACGGGGAATCCAACTGCCAGGTTGTGGCAGAACTTTATCTTCCCCCGGATATTGATATTGTTAAAGTCAGAAAGATTGCAACCCTTTCCGCCGCAGTCTCCCGTTACGTTTATCTGAATAAACCTATAGTTGTTATCTTTAAGAATGAGATTAGTGAAGGCCGTTCTTTGCTTAAAATGAGGCTTAAAGCTTATGTCCTGGATGTCCGTTATGAATTTCCTTTTATGAGTGAAATGACAGAAACCGTTATCCGGGAACTTCTGCAGCAGGGTGTTGTGAAAAAGGAGGATCTGAAATATAACGTTCATTCCTGA